The Pseudolabrys sp. FHR47 genome contains a region encoding:
- a CDS encoding DMT family transporter produces the protein MNIERPLASYQDNKRGIISLTAGCALFTVTDTITKIVAFTFPIGEVLFSRALACMAFVAVAFFFAYRTFTIRGGSQKLVLLRAVLDAGANATFVVALTKMRLADLMAINMMSPLVLTMLLAFFFKEQVGWRRWTAIGVGVIGMLLIVKPGPSTFDVWALVAFSTTLFSATRDIVTRRIDPATPTLVVTLVSLGGTGMAGLVLAIVFGERWALYSSEYLGLIVIGAMFLAGGSTLAVSAFRNVDATVVAPFRYSLLIWSALAGYFVLDEVSDRMSIAGSLLIVASGLYMLHRERVRHREVAARSAVR, from the coding sequence TTGAATATCGAACGACCCTTGGCCTCGTATCAGGACAATAAGCGCGGCATCATCTCGCTGACGGCGGGATGCGCGCTGTTCACGGTTACCGACACGATAACCAAGATCGTCGCCTTCACCTTTCCCATCGGCGAGGTCCTGTTCTCGCGCGCCCTGGCCTGCATGGCCTTCGTCGCGGTGGCGTTCTTCTTCGCCTATCGCACCTTCACCATTCGAGGCGGATCGCAAAAGCTGGTGCTGCTGCGCGCCGTGCTCGATGCCGGCGCCAACGCCACCTTCGTGGTCGCGCTGACCAAGATGCGGCTGGCCGACCTGATGGCGATCAACATGATGTCGCCGCTGGTGCTTACCATGCTGCTTGCGTTCTTTTTCAAGGAGCAGGTCGGCTGGCGGCGCTGGACCGCCATCGGGGTCGGCGTGATCGGCATGCTGCTGATCGTCAAGCCGGGCCCCTCCACCTTCGACGTCTGGGCGCTGGTGGCGTTTTCGACGACGTTGTTCTCGGCCACGCGCGACATCGTCACCCGCCGCATCGACCCGGCGACGCCAACATTGGTGGTGACGCTGGTCAGCCTCGGCGGCACGGGAATGGCGGGTCTCGTTCTCGCCATCGTGTTTGGCGAGCGCTGGGCACTCTACTCTTCGGAATATCTTGGCCTGATCGTGATCGGCGCGATGTTCCTAGCCGGCGGCAGCACGCTGGCGGTGTCGGCGTTTCGCAATGTCGACGCCACCGTCGTGGCGCCGTTCCGCTACTCGCTGCTGATCTGGAGCGCACTGGCCGGCTACTTCGTGCTCGACGAGGTCTCGGACCGGATGTCGATCGCGGGTTCGCTACTCATCGTCGCCAGCGGCCTCTACATGCTGCACCGCGAGCGGGTCCGCCACCGCGAGGTGGCCGCCCGCTCGGCGGTGCGCTAG
- a CDS encoding monovalent cation/H+ antiporter subunit A — MKLLLITFIPFLGALLPPIAIKAGRNVCTAATAAVTALALVILLTEAPTIYSGGVARMDVPWLPQIGLSLSFFVDGLGLFFATLILAIGLLIILYARFYLDRDDPMGRFFCYLLLFQGSMVGIVLSDNILLLVVFWELTSLTSFLLIGYWYHLPASRAGALMALVVTGAGGLALIGGMLLLGHIAGTFQLSEILTRGELIKASPLYLPALLLILTGAFTKSAQFPFHFWLPHAMAAPTPVSAYLHSATMVKAGVFLLARLWPALSGTPEWFLIVSLTGLVTMVIAAWIALFKDDLKGLLAFSTVSHLGLLTMLLGFGTRMGVVAAVFHILNHATFKAALFMSAGIVDHETGTRDIRRLGGLRHLMPITSGLAIIAAASMAGVPLLNGFLSKEMMLEEAAHTVYAGQTWLFPLFATIGALLSAAYSARLIFHVFFGAERHDYPHHPHDPPIGMWLPVAILVVPVIAIGVLPAMFAGSIVETTARAVTGGALPEYHLALWHGLTPALGMSVIAIGGGLALLWGYAAANRIRLSVPRPDAMTMFTTAIAGIVRMARAVMSRLDDGYLPRYMAVMVCTIGVLGFAGFMHAGPVTIAGDRVTIPATLTTTTGWVLLLLACGLVVWRHHDRLLALIITSIVGLVVSLAFLQFSAPDLALTQISVEVVTTILLLLAINLLPRTTPDEMPLRSTLGAGALAAVGGLGVAALTYAVMTRGFETISGYHIEQSKPGGGGTNVVNVILVDFRGYDTFGEIIVLAIAALTIFALLDSAMHGAAARRLARVRFSPQAHDPHPLMLVVIARVLLPLSLMVGVYILLRGHNMPGGGFIAGLIVAVAFLMQYMASGYVWASRRARIDAHVMIGGGVLIAGATGIASLLFDRPFLTSTFGYFHLPLFGEVELASAMAFDLGVFFTVVGTCLLSLATLSRVEERAEQASLQAEARTP; from the coding sequence ATGAAGCTCCTGCTGATCACTTTCATTCCTTTTCTTGGCGCTCTGCTGCCGCCCATCGCCATCAAGGCCGGACGCAATGTCTGCACAGCGGCGACCGCCGCCGTCACCGCGCTGGCGCTCGTCATTCTGCTGACCGAGGCGCCGACGATCTATTCGGGCGGCGTGGCGCGCATGGATGTGCCGTGGCTGCCGCAGATCGGTCTGTCGCTGTCGTTCTTTGTTGACGGGCTCGGGCTGTTCTTTGCCACGCTGATCCTCGCCATCGGCCTTCTAATCATTCTCTATGCGCGCTTCTATCTGGATCGCGACGATCCGATGGGCCGCTTCTTCTGCTATCTGCTGCTGTTTCAGGGCTCGATGGTCGGCATTGTCCTTAGCGACAATATCCTGCTGCTCGTCGTGTTCTGGGAGCTCACGAGCCTCACCTCGTTCCTGCTGATCGGATATTGGTATCACCTGCCGGCGTCACGCGCCGGCGCGCTCATGGCGCTGGTGGTGACGGGCGCCGGGGGCCTCGCGCTGATCGGCGGCATGCTGCTGCTCGGTCATATCGCCGGCACCTTCCAGCTCAGCGAAATCCTGACGCGCGGCGAGTTGATCAAGGCCTCGCCGCTCTATCTGCCGGCGCTGCTGCTGATCCTCACCGGCGCCTTCACCAAATCGGCGCAGTTTCCGTTCCACTTCTGGCTGCCGCACGCCATGGCGGCGCCGACGCCGGTGTCCGCCTATCTGCACTCCGCGACCATGGTGAAGGCGGGCGTCTTCCTGCTCGCCCGGCTGTGGCCGGCTTTGTCCGGTACGCCGGAATGGTTCCTGATCGTCTCGCTGACCGGCCTCGTCACCATGGTGATCGCGGCCTGGATCGCACTGTTCAAGGACGATCTCAAAGGCCTGCTGGCCTTCTCGACCGTCAGCCATCTCGGCCTGCTGACCATGCTGCTCGGCTTCGGCACCCGCATGGGCGTGGTCGCCGCCGTCTTCCACATCCTCAACCACGCGACCTTCAAGGCCGCCTTGTTCATGTCCGCCGGCATCGTCGATCACGAAACCGGCACGCGCGATATCCGCCGGCTCGGCGGCCTGCGGCATCTGATGCCGATCACCTCCGGTCTCGCCATTATCGCCGCGGCATCGATGGCCGGCGTGCCGCTGCTCAACGGCTTCCTGTCGAAAGAGATGATGCTGGAGGAAGCCGCGCACACGGTTTACGCCGGCCAGACATGGCTGTTCCCGCTGTTCGCGACCATCGGCGCACTGCTGTCGGCGGCCTACTCGGCACGGCTCATCTTCCATGTCTTCTTCGGCGCGGAGCGCCACGATTACCCGCACCACCCGCACGACCCGCCCATCGGCATGTGGCTGCCGGTGGCGATCCTGGTCGTGCCCGTCATTGCCATCGGCGTGTTGCCGGCGATGTTCGCCGGATCGATCGTCGAGACGACGGCACGCGCGGTCACGGGCGGCGCCTTGCCCGAGTATCATCTCGCTCTGTGGCATGGCCTGACGCCGGCGTTGGGCATGAGCGTGATCGCTATCGGCGGCGGCCTCGCACTGCTGTGGGGCTACGCCGCCGCCAACCGCATCCGGCTGTCGGTGCCGCGCCCCGACGCGATGACAATGTTCACCACCGCCATCGCCGGCATCGTGCGCATGGCGCGGGCGGTGATGAGCCGCCTCGATGACGGATACCTGCCGCGCTATATGGCCGTGATGGTCTGCACCATCGGCGTGCTGGGCTTCGCCGGATTCATGCACGCGGGACCAGTGACGATTGCGGGCGATCGCGTGACGATCCCGGCAACGCTGACGACCACCACCGGCTGGGTGCTGCTGCTGCTGGCCTGCGGCCTGGTCGTCTGGCGTCACCACGACCGCCTGTTGGCGCTCATCATCACCAGCATTGTCGGCCTTGTCGTGTCGCTCGCCTTCTTGCAGTTCTCGGCGCCCGATCTCGCCCTCACCCAGATTTCGGTCGAAGTGGTGACGACGATCCTGCTGCTGCTGGCGATCAACCTGTTGCCGCGCACGACGCCGGATGAAATGCCGCTGCGTTCCACGCTCGGGGCGGGGGCGCTGGCGGCGGTGGGCGGCCTCGGCGTCGCAGCGCTCACATACGCCGTCATGACGCGCGGCTTCGAAACCATATCCGGCTATCACATCGAACAGTCGAAACCGGGCGGCGGCGGCACCAATGTGGTGAACGTCATCCTGGTGGACTTCCGTGGCTACGATACCTTCGGCGAGATCATCGTCCTCGCCATCGCGGCGCTGACCATCTTCGCGCTGCTCGACTCGGCGATGCATGGCGCCGCGGCCCGTCGCCTGGCGCGGGTGCGCTTCTCGCCGCAGGCACACGATCCGCATCCCTTGATGCTGGTCGTCATCGCGCGTGTGCTGCTGCCGCTGTCGCTGATGGTCGGCGTCTATATTCTGCTCCGAGGCCACAACATGCCCGGCGGCGGCTTCATCGCCGGCCTCATCGTCGCCGTCGCGTTCCTGATGCAATACATGGCGAGCGGCTATGTCTGGGCGAGCCGCCGCGCGCGTATCGACGCCCATGTGATGATCGGCGGCGGCGTGCTGATAGCGGGCGCAACCGGCATTGCCTCGCTTTTGTTCGATCGGCCGTTCCTGACCAGCACGTTCGGCTATTTCCACCTGCCGCTGTTCGGCGAAGTCGAATTGGCCTCCGCCATGGCCTTCGACCTCGGCGTGTTCTTCACCGTGGTCGGCACGTGTCTGCTGTCGCTCGCCACCCTGTCCCGCGTCGAGGAGCGCGCGGAGCAGGCATCCCTGCAGGCGGAGGCGCGCACGCCATGA